In Oenanthe melanoleuca isolate GR-GAL-2019-014 chromosome 8, OMel1.0, whole genome shotgun sequence, a single genomic region encodes these proteins:
- the ZBTB37 gene encoding zinc finger and BTB domain-containing protein 37 isoform X1 gives MEKSGNIQLEIPNFSNSVLSHLNQLRMQGRLCDIVVNVQGQAFRAHKVVLAASSPYFRDHMSLNEMSTVSISVIKNPSVFEQLLSFCYTGRICLQLADIISYLTAASFLQMQHIIDKCTQILEGIHFKINVAEVEAELSQTRTKHQERPPESHRATPNLNRSLSPRHNTAKGSRLGQVSTVLDIRELSPPEESTSPQIIEQSSDVEGREPILRINRAGQWYVETGMAERGAQNDEEVRVLGGVRIKTENLEEWLGAEQQPSGEDGSSAEEVTAMVIDTTGHGSLGQEAFALGSSGAKAVRPTSSEIDRFSPSGSMVAVTERYRSKSESPGRMDEPKQPSSQGEESAMLGVSGYVEYLREQEVSERWFRYNPRLTCIYCAKSFNQKGSLDRHMRLHMGITPFVCRMCGKKYTRKDQLEYHIRKHTGNKPFHCHVCGKSFPFQAILNQHFRKNHPGCLPLEGPHSISPETTVTSRGQAEEESPPQEEAVAVGETAQGSVSTTGPD, from the exons atGGAGAAGAGTGGGAACATTCAGCTGGAGATCCCCAACTTCAGTAACTCAGTCCTGAGCCACCTGAACCAGCTGCGCATGCAGGGTCGGCTGTGTGACATCGTGGTCAACGTGCAGGGCCAGGCTTTCCGTGCGCACAAGGtggtgctggctgccagctcccccTACTTCCGTGACCACATGTCCCTGAACGAGATGAGCACCGTGTCCATCTCTGTCATCAAGAACCCGTCTGTTTTcgagcagctcctctccttctGCTACACCGGCAGGATATGTCTGCAGCTGGCTGACATCATCAGTTACCTGACAGCTGCCAGTTTCTTGCAGATGCAGCACATCATAGACAAATGCACGCAGATACTTGAGGGgattcatttcaaaattaacGTGGCGGAGGTGGAGGCGGAGTTGAGCCAGACCAGGACGAAGCACCAGGAGAGACCGCCCGAGTCTCACCGGGCAACACCAAACCTGAACCGTTCCCTGAGCCCACGTCACAACACAGCCAAGGGCAGCCGCCTGGGCCAGGTCAGCACAGTGCTGGACATCCGGGAGCTGAGCCCGCCCGAGGAGTCCACCAGCCCCCAGATCATCGAGCAGAGCTCCGACGTGGAAGGCAGGGAGCCCATCCTGCGGATTAACAGGGCAGGACAGTGGTACGTGGAGACGGGCATGGCAGAGCGCGGGGCGCAGAACGACGAGGAGGTGCGGGTGCTGGGAGGAGTGCGCATTAAGACGGAGAACCTGGAGGAGtggctgggggcagagcagcagccctcgGGAGAAGATGGCAGCAGCGCTGAGGAGGTGACGGCCATGGTGATCGACACCACGGGCCACGGATCGCTGGGCCAGGAGGCTTTTGCCTTGGGCTCCTCTGGAGCCAAAGCCGTCAGGCCCACCAGCAGCGAGATCGACAG ATTCAGCCCTTCTGGCAGCATGGTTGCTGTGACTGAGCGGTACAGATCAAAAAGCGAGTCTCCCGGGCGGATGGACGAGCCTAAGCAGCCCAGTTCCCAG GGGGAGGAATCAGCCATGCTTGGAGTGAGCGGTTACGTGGAGTATCTGCGGGAGCAGGAGGTTTCGGAGCGCTGGTTCCGGTACAACCCGCGGCTCACGTGCATTTACTGCGCCAAATCCTTCAACCAGAAGGGCAGCCTGGACCGGCACATGCGGCTCCACATGGGCATCACGCCTTTCGTGTGCCGCATGTGCGGCAAGAAGTACACGCGCAAGGATCAGCTGGAGTACCACATCCGCAAGCACACCGGCAACAAGCCCTTCCACTGCCACGTCTGCGGCAAGAGCTTCCCTTTCCAGGCCATCCTCAACCAGCACTTTCGCAAGAACCACCCCGGCTGCCTGCCCCTGGAAGGGCCCCACAGCATCTCCCCTGAGACCACTGTCACATCCCGggggcaggcagaggaggaatCCCCTCCGCAGGAAGAGGCCGTGGCCGTGGGGGAGACGGCACAGGGATCTGTGTCCACAACGGGGCCGGATTGA
- the ZBTB37 gene encoding zinc finger and BTB domain-containing protein 37 isoform X2, producing the protein MEKSGNIQLEIPNFSNSVLSHLNQLRMQGRLCDIVVNVQGQAFRAHKVVLAASSPYFRDHMSLNEMSTVSISVIKNPSVFEQLLSFCYTGRICLQLADIISYLTAASFLQMQHIIDKCTQILEGIHFKINVAEVEAELSQTRTKHQERPPESHRATPNLNRSLSPRHNTAKGSRLGQVSTVLDIRELSPPEESTSPQIIEQSSDVEGREPILRINRAGQWYVETGMAERGAQNDEEVRVLGGVRIKTENLEEWLGAEQQPSGEDGSSAEEVTAMVIDTTGHGSLGQEAFALGSSGAKAVRPTSSEIDRFSPSGSMVAVTERYRSKSESPGRMDEPKQPSSQIPGKHKEFLLLFEGINTHPSSGQATNS; encoded by the exons atGGAGAAGAGTGGGAACATTCAGCTGGAGATCCCCAACTTCAGTAACTCAGTCCTGAGCCACCTGAACCAGCTGCGCATGCAGGGTCGGCTGTGTGACATCGTGGTCAACGTGCAGGGCCAGGCTTTCCGTGCGCACAAGGtggtgctggctgccagctcccccTACTTCCGTGACCACATGTCCCTGAACGAGATGAGCACCGTGTCCATCTCTGTCATCAAGAACCCGTCTGTTTTcgagcagctcctctccttctGCTACACCGGCAGGATATGTCTGCAGCTGGCTGACATCATCAGTTACCTGACAGCTGCCAGTTTCTTGCAGATGCAGCACATCATAGACAAATGCACGCAGATACTTGAGGGgattcatttcaaaattaacGTGGCGGAGGTGGAGGCGGAGTTGAGCCAGACCAGGACGAAGCACCAGGAGAGACCGCCCGAGTCTCACCGGGCAACACCAAACCTGAACCGTTCCCTGAGCCCACGTCACAACACAGCCAAGGGCAGCCGCCTGGGCCAGGTCAGCACAGTGCTGGACATCCGGGAGCTGAGCCCGCCCGAGGAGTCCACCAGCCCCCAGATCATCGAGCAGAGCTCCGACGTGGAAGGCAGGGAGCCCATCCTGCGGATTAACAGGGCAGGACAGTGGTACGTGGAGACGGGCATGGCAGAGCGCGGGGCGCAGAACGACGAGGAGGTGCGGGTGCTGGGAGGAGTGCGCATTAAGACGGAGAACCTGGAGGAGtggctgggggcagagcagcagccctcgGGAGAAGATGGCAGCAGCGCTGAGGAGGTGACGGCCATGGTGATCGACACCACGGGCCACGGATCGCTGGGCCAGGAGGCTTTTGCCTTGGGCTCCTCTGGAGCCAAAGCCGTCAGGCCCACCAGCAGCGAGATCGACAG ATTCAGCCCTTCTGGCAGCATGGTTGCTGTGACTGAGCGGTACAGATCAAAAAGCGAGTCTCCCGGGCGGATGGACGAGCCTAAGCAGCCCAGTTCCCAG ATACCTGGAAAACACAAGGAGTTTCTCTTGTTGTTTGAGGGCATAAATACCCACCCTTCTTCTGGGCAAGCCACCAACTCCTGA
- the HEBP2 gene encoding heme-binding protein 2 encodes MIKSFKQTFLSLDLQSPRWSSVEAMAKDYELRQYETAKWVSTVIRGETQKEAMRQGFWKLFHYIQGKNEKEAKIDMTVPVTCLVKSGCADFKISFFVPFEHQDCPPQPTDSDVFIEERKAAALFVRSFGGFASPEKYAEEADALARTLRNRGQPFHEDFFYTAGYDSPFKLFNRHNEVWYFKK; translated from the exons ATGATCAAGTCCTTCAAGCAAACATTTCTGTCCCTGGACCTGCAGTCCCCTCGCTGGAGCTCAGTAGAGGCAATG GCAAAGGACTATGAACTGCGTCAGTATGAGACAGCAAAGTGGGTCAGCACAGTGATCAGGGGAGAAACCCAGAAGGAAGCAATGCGCCAGGGCTTCTGGAAACTCTTCCACTACATCcagggaaagaatgaaaaag AAGCTAAGATTGATATGACTGTGCCAGTGACCTGCCTGGTAAAATCAGGCTGCGCAGACTTCAAGATCTCCTTCTTTGTGCCATTTGAACACCAGgactgccctccccagcccactGACTCGGATGTGTTCATTGAGGAACggaaggcagcagctctcttTGTCCG GTCCTTTGGTGGATTTGCCTCTCCAGAGAAATATGCTGAGGAAGCTGATGCCTTGGCCAGAACCTTAAGAAACAGAGGCCAACCCTTCCACGAAGACTTCTTTTATACTGCAGGCTATGACAGTCCCTTCAAGCTCTTTAACAGGCATAACGAAGtgtggtattttaaaaagtaa
- the NPL gene encoding N-acetylneuraminate lyase, translated as MTPRKKLKGLVAATITPMTPDGKINLTVIRQYVDYLVNEQNVKNVFVNGTTGEGLSLSIQERKQLAEEWMCQGKDKLDHVIIHVGALNLPECQELARHAAAIGAGGIAVIAPFFFKPTNKDELVAFLQKVASEAPEVPFYYYHIPPLTGVKIRVEELLDGIKAQIPTFQGVKFSDTDLLDLAQCINKNETGEFEFLYGVDEQLLSALAIGANGAVGSTYNYLGRQTNLMLQAFAKPDFALAQQYQFLTGEFLNFVIKLGFGVAQTKAVMTFVSGIPMGPPRLPLVGASSEFIVKAKAKLDSIVWPKGD; from the exons ATGACACCCCGAAAGAAGTTAAAGGGTCTTGTAGCTGCTACCATCACTCCAATGACTCCGGATGG CAAAATTAACCTCACGGTGATTCGCCAGTATGTGGATTACCTGGTAAATGAGCAGAATGTGAAGAATGTTTTTG TGAATGGCACAACAGGAGAAGGCCTGTCCCTTAGCATCCAGGAGAGGAAGCAGTTGGCAGAAGAATGGATGTGCCAGGGAAAAGACAA ATTGGACCACGTGATCATTCATGTGGGAGCACTGAATCTGCCAGAGTGCCAAGAGCTG GCAAGACATGCAGCAGCCATAGGTGCTGGTGGCATTGCTGTCATAGCCCCCTTCTTCTTCAAGCCCACAAACAAAG ATGAGCTGGTTGCTTTCTTACAGAAGGTTGCATCTGAAGCCCCTGAGGTGCCATTTTATTACTATCACATTCCTCCTCTGACAGGTGTGAAGA TTCGTGTGGAAGAGTTGCTGGATGGGATAAAAGCACAGATCCCCACCTTCCAGGGTGTGAAGTTCAGTGACACAGATCTCTTGGACCTGGCACAGTGCATAAACAAGAATGAAACAGGAGAGTTTGAATTTCTTTATGGGGTGGATGAG CAACTGTTGAGTGCACTGGCAATAGGGGCAAATGGAGCAGTTGGAAG TACATACAACTATTTGGGCCGACAAACCAATCTGATGTTGCAAGCCTTTGCAAAGCCAGACTTTGCCTTGGCACAGCAGTACCAG TTTCTCACTGGGGAATTTCTCAATTTTGTCATCAAACTGG GTTTTGGTGTTGCACAGACTAAAGCTGTAATGACTTTTGTTTCTGGCATTCCCATGGGACCTCCACGGCTTCCCCTTGTTGGTGCCTCCAGTGAGTTCATTGTCAAGGCCAAGGCCAAGCTGGACAGCATTGTGTGGCCTAAAGGTGACTGA